Proteins encoded together in one Chitinophaga sp. LS1 window:
- a CDS encoding ATP-binding cassette domain-containing protein produces the protein MSITVKQLSKVYGEQQAVSDISFTLGKGEVVGFLGPNGAGKSTTMKMLTGYVPITSGEATVCGFNVATHPLEVRKRVGYLPESNPVYLDMYIREFLGFMAQVHNLGSNSKRRIEEIIELTGLTPEVSKKIQSLSKGYKQRVGLAQALIHDPEVLILDEPTNGFDPNQLDVIRDVVRNLGKEKTIVLSTHIMQEVEAMCNRVIIINKGKIVADDSLANLQQGGDDNGYIQVSFGGQGPDEPELLSIGGVTHVRQTDAQSWQLYTNDLEIVRKNLLQFALINNRNILSLQSNSQSLETIFRELTNKI, from the coding sequence ATGTCAATCACAGTCAAACAACTCAGCAAAGTCTACGGAGAGCAACAAGCAGTCAGCGATATTTCCTTTACGCTGGGTAAGGGAGAGGTAGTTGGTTTTCTGGGACCCAATGGTGCGGGCAAAAGTACGACCATGAAGATGCTCACGGGTTATGTACCCATCACCAGTGGTGAAGCTACTGTATGTGGGTTCAATGTGGCGACGCATCCGCTGGAAGTTCGTAAACGGGTAGGTTACCTGCCTGAATCCAATCCTGTATACCTGGATATGTATATCCGGGAGTTCCTGGGCTTTATGGCGCAGGTACACAATCTGGGCAGCAATAGCAAGCGCAGGATTGAAGAAATCATTGAACTGACGGGATTGACACCGGAAGTAAGTAAAAAAATACAGTCACTTTCCAAAGGATACAAGCAGCGTGTGGGTCTGGCCCAGGCACTGATCCATGATCCGGAGGTGCTGATCCTGGACGAACCCACTAACGGTTTTGACCCCAACCAGCTGGATGTGATCCGGGATGTGGTAAGGAACCTGGGAAAAGAAAAGACCATCGTACTCAGTACCCACATCATGCAGGAAGTAGAGGCGATGTGTAACAGGGTCATCATTATCAATAAGGGAAAAATAGTGGCTGACGATTCATTGGCCAATTTGCAACAAGGAGGTGACGATAATGGTTATATACAAGTGAGCTTTGGTGGCCAGGGGCCGGATGAGCCAGAGTTATTGTCAATAGGCGGTGTGACTCACGTCAGGCAGACAGATGCCCAAAGCTGGCAGTTGTATACCAATGATCTGGAAATTGTGCGAAAAAACCTACTACAATTTGCTTTGATAAATAACAGGAACATACTTTCTTTGCAGAGCAATTCTCAAAGTCTGGAAACTATCTTCAGGGAATTGACGAATAAAATTTAA
- the eno gene encoding phosphopyruvate hydratase, with translation MSTISAIHARQILDSRGNPTVEVDVTTEDGNFGRAAVPSGASTGKHEAVELRDNDKSVYMGKGVLQAVANINDIIAEELIGWEVSDQAGIDKYLIELDGTENKGKLGANATLAVSMAVAKAAAEQAELPLYRYLGGVNAVTLPVPLMNIINGGVHADNKIDFQEFMIVPFGAPSFSEALRWGTEIFHHLKSVLKKKGYSTNVGDEGGFAPDIQSNEEAIETVLLAIEAAGYKPGEQIGIALDAASSEMFNDADKTYKFYKSSGKVITSDEMVAYWAEWCKKYPIVSIEDGMAEDDWEGWKKLTEAVGANVQLVGDDLFVTNVKRLKTGIDESIANSILIKVNQIGTVTETIDAVNMAHKAGFTSIMSHRSGETEDVTIADLAVALNCGQIKTGSASRTDRMAKYNQLLRIEEELDTTAYFPGKSIKFGKK, from the coding sequence ATGAGTACCATTTCAGCAATCCATGCCAGGCAAATTCTTGATAGCCGTGGTAATCCGACAGTAGAGGTAGATGTAACAACAGAAGACGGTAACTTTGGCCGTGCCGCTGTACCTTCAGGTGCTTCCACTGGTAAGCACGAAGCGGTAGAGCTGCGTGACAATGATAAATCGGTTTATATGGGTAAGGGCGTTCTGCAGGCTGTAGCCAACATCAACGACATTATCGCTGAAGAACTGATAGGATGGGAAGTATCTGACCAGGCCGGTATCGATAAATATCTGATCGAACTGGATGGTACTGAAAATAAAGGTAAACTGGGTGCAAACGCTACCCTGGCTGTATCTATGGCTGTTGCGAAAGCTGCTGCTGAACAGGCTGAACTGCCTTTGTACCGTTACCTGGGTGGTGTAAATGCTGTTACCCTGCCAGTTCCTCTGATGAACATCATCAACGGTGGTGTACATGCTGACAATAAGATTGATTTTCAGGAGTTTATGATCGTTCCTTTCGGCGCACCTTCTTTCTCTGAAGCACTGCGTTGGGGTACTGAAATCTTCCACCACCTGAAGTCTGTACTGAAAAAGAAAGGTTACAGTACTAACGTAGGTGATGAAGGTGGTTTCGCTCCGGATATCCAGAGCAACGAAGAAGCTATCGAAACTGTACTGCTGGCTATCGAAGCTGCTGGTTACAAACCAGGTGAGCAGATCGGTATCGCACTGGATGCTGCAAGCAGCGAAATGTTTAACGACGCTGATAAAACTTACAAATTCTACAAGAGCTCAGGCAAAGTGATCACCAGCGATGAAATGGTTGCTTACTGGGCTGAGTGGTGCAAAAAATATCCAATCGTTTCTATCGAAGACGGTATGGCTGAAGATGATTGGGAAGGTTGGAAAAAACTGACTGAAGCTGTAGGTGCTAATGTACAGCTGGTTGGTGACGATCTGTTCGTAACTAACGTAAAACGTCTGAAAACAGGTATCGACGAGTCTATCGCTAACAGCATCCTGATCAAGGTAAACCAGATCGGTACTGTTACTGAAACTATCGATGCAGTAAACATGGCACACAAAGCTGGTTTCACTTCTATCATGAGCCACCGTTCCGGCGAAACTGAAGACGTTACCATCGCTGACCTGGCTGTTGCCCTGAACTGCGGTCAGATCAAAACCGGTTCTGCTTCCCGTACTGATCGTATGGCGAAATACAACCAGTTACTGCGTATCGAAGAAGAATTGGATACTACGGCTTATTTTCCGGGAAAATCCATTAAATTTGGTAAGAAGTAA
- a CDS encoding FtsB family cell division protein, translated as MRNKYFVSAAAFVIWLAFIDSKNFISQYELTSEVNKLEEQKAFFSEEIVKTRKEQEELLSSPDKLEKFAREKYLMKKDDEDLFIFTEEE; from the coding sequence ATGCGAAATAAATATTTCGTATCAGCAGCGGCATTCGTAATATGGCTGGCATTTATTGATAGCAAAAACTTCATCTCCCAGTACGAACTCACCTCCGAAGTGAATAAACTGGAAGAACAGAAAGCTTTCTTCAGCGAAGAAATTGTTAAAACCCGCAAAGAACAGGAAGAATTATTGTCCAGCCCTGACAAACTGGAAAAGTTTGCCCGTGAAAAATACCTCATGAAAAAGGACGATGAGGACCTTTTCATCTTCACTGAGGAAGAATAA
- a CDS encoding YqjF family protein: protein MQSPFLSAEWRNLLMINFQADPAVLQRYVPYRTELDTWNDIHYVSLVGFMFQNTKVLGLSIPFHRHFEEVNLRFYVRYKDGQAWKRGVVFIKELVPKHAITFVANTIYKEKYATHAMRHRWKHTEEELEVSYEWKVGAHWNHLTAKADAAPLPITPGSEAAFITDHYWGYTHMGADKTGEYQVTHPQWRTHSMIDYSYQVDTVALYGDEFVPMLSQQPISALLAEGSEITVLPKRIL, encoded by the coding sequence ATGCAAAGTCCTTTTCTATCAGCAGAATGGCGCAATCTGCTCATGATCAATTTTCAGGCAGATCCGGCTGTATTGCAGCGCTATGTACCTTATCGCACCGAACTGGATACGTGGAATGACATACATTATGTAAGTCTTGTGGGGTTTATGTTTCAAAATACGAAAGTACTTGGCTTGTCAATTCCATTTCACAGGCATTTTGAAGAGGTGAATCTGCGGTTTTACGTGAGGTATAAGGATGGGCAGGCATGGAAGAGAGGCGTGGTTTTTATTAAGGAACTGGTGCCTAAGCATGCGATTACATTTGTAGCTAATACTATTTATAAAGAGAAATATGCCACACATGCCATGCGGCATAGATGGAAACATACTGAGGAGGAGCTGGAAGTGAGTTATGAATGGAAGGTGGGTGCCCACTGGAATCATCTCACAGCAAAAGCAGATGCGGCGCCATTGCCTATTACTCCGGGTAGCGAAGCAGCATTTATTACAGATCATTACTGGGGATATACCCATATGGGCGCTGATAAGACCGGGGAATACCAGGTGACGCATCCACAGTGGAGAACGCATAGTATGATTGATTATAGTTATCAGGTGGATACAGTTGCATTGTATGGAGATGAGTTTGTGCCTATGCTGAGTCAGCAGCCGATATCGGCTTTGCTGGCGGAGGGGTCGGAAATTACGGTGCTACCGAAAAGGATTTTATAA
- a CDS encoding TerD family protein, with translation MAINLVKGQTIDLRKNDKGESFDLSAVTIGLGWDIRKSGSGGFLGKLLGGNKEAEYDLDAIAFLLDKNGKVADLGRTMRTNDGRNISLHQGDVIFFNSQQHPSGHIWLTGDNRTGAGDGDDEQIIVKLDSLDQKYDRILFLVTIYQGRQRNQHFGMVDNAFIRAVDKNGKEIARFSLSGDAAYNNMQGMIFAEVYRKDGTWKFRALGEPKPNDSFVEILKNYVY, from the coding sequence ATGGCAATAAATTTAGTAAAGGGACAAACCATTGACCTGCGCAAGAATGACAAAGGTGAAAGCTTCGATCTGTCTGCTGTCACAATAGGATTGGGATGGGATATCCGCAAATCCGGCAGTGGCGGCTTTCTGGGGAAATTATTAGGTGGTAATAAAGAAGCTGAATATGATCTGGATGCAATCGCATTTCTGCTCGATAAGAACGGAAAAGTAGCAGATCTTGGCAGGACAATGAGAACAAATGATGGTCGCAACATCAGCCTCCACCAGGGCGATGTGATCTTCTTCAACAGCCAGCAGCACCCTTCAGGACATATCTGGCTCACTGGCGATAACCGTACCGGCGCCGGAGATGGAGACGATGAACAGATCATCGTAAAACTTGACAGCCTGGATCAGAAGTATGACAGGATCCTTTTCCTCGTTACCATCTACCAGGGCCGTCAGCGCAATCAACACTTCGGTATGGTAGATAACGCATTCATCCGGGCGGTAGACAAAAACGGTAAAGAGATTGCCCGCTTCAGCCTTTCCGGCGATGCAGCGTATAATAATATGCAGGGAATGATCTTCGCCGAAGTATATCGTAAAGACGGTACCTGGAAGTTCAGGGCACTGGGTGAACCAAAGCCGAATGATAGCTTTGTGGAAATCCTGAAAAATTATGTGTATTGA
- a CDS encoding Gfo/Idh/MocA family oxidoreductase, translating to MQRISMLGSGFIGRFYADSLQGQRSRDKIVSIYSRREESAQKFATDYQVAHWTTDMEASIAHPDVDVVCIALPNNLHEAAVLLCCKHKKGVICTKPLGRNAAEAKRMLEAVEKAGIFNGYLEDLVYTPKFLKALDSVKNGALGRILWAKSRETHPGPHSEWFWDKEQAGGGCMLDLGCHCVEIARSFIGKDIKPVEVMCWADTQVKPIDAEDHAIGLVKYENGAIGQFEVSWTFRGGLDLRDEVMGTEGTIWINNFLRTGFDMFTTGKGADYVAEKAESNSGWLFPVGDELNDLGYNHMFTDMFAAMEQQRAPQETFYDGYVVNAILDAAYRSAASKLWEPVKLEIWRGRENVGKDVTQQEYDSQYYLVKEEMTHYGTKKVILKDKVSGQIIEKVID from the coding sequence ATGCAACGTATTTCTATGTTAGGCTCAGGCTTCATAGGCCGATTTTATGCTGACTCGTTACAGGGGCAGCGTAGCCGTGATAAGATTGTGAGTATTTATTCCCGCAGGGAAGAGAGTGCACAAAAGTTTGCAACAGACTACCAGGTAGCACACTGGACGACCGATATGGAGGCATCTATTGCCCATCCTGACGTGGATGTAGTATGTATTGCATTGCCAAACAATCTCCATGAGGCAGCGGTGTTGCTGTGTTGTAAACATAAAAAAGGCGTGATCTGTACCAAGCCCCTGGGCCGTAATGCAGCAGAAGCCAAACGTATGCTGGAAGCAGTAGAAAAGGCAGGCATCTTCAATGGTTATCTCGAAGATCTTGTATATACACCCAAGTTCCTGAAAGCACTGGATAGTGTGAAGAACGGAGCACTGGGCAGAATACTCTGGGCCAAATCCAGAGAAACACATCCCGGCCCGCACAGCGAATGGTTCTGGGATAAGGAACAAGCCGGCGGTGGTTGTATGCTGGACCTGGGTTGTCACTGCGTGGAAATAGCCCGGTCATTTATCGGCAAAGACATCAAACCTGTAGAGGTGATGTGCTGGGCCGATACACAGGTAAAACCTATCGATGCCGAAGACCATGCCATCGGGTTAGTGAAGTATGAAAATGGCGCTATCGGGCAATTTGAGGTCAGCTGGACTTTCAGAGGTGGTTTGGACCTGCGTGATGAAGTGATGGGTACAGAAGGTACTATCTGGATCAACAATTTCCTGCGTACAGGTTTTGATATGTTCACCACCGGTAAGGGGGCAGACTATGTAGCTGAAAAAGCGGAAAGCAACAGCGGATGGTTATTCCCTGTAGGCGATGAACTGAATGACCTGGGCTACAATCACATGTTCACCGATATGTTCGCAGCCATGGAGCAGCAACGTGCACCACAGGAAACGTTTTACGATGGGTATGTGGTGAATGCTATTCTGGATGCCGCTTATCGCAGTGCCGCTTCTAAATTGTGGGAGCCGGTAAAACTGGAGATATGGAGAGGTCGTGAAAATGTAGGTAAAGACGTTACTCAGCAGGAATACGATTCACAGTATTATCTTGTCAAGGAAGAAATGACGCATTATGGTACGAAGAAAGTGATCCTGAAGGATAAGGTGAGTGGGCAGATCATAGAAAAGGTGATAGACTAA
- a CDS encoding TerD family protein, translating into MAINLQKGERADLALPKFTIGLGWDVNESHSGAEFDLDASVFMLGDNRKIPADEYFVFYNNLESPDKSVKHSGDNRTGAGDGDDETLTVDLSIINPAIRELCVVVTIHDAAGRKQNFGQVRNSFIRIFDANTNQEILRYELGEDFSIETAVEFGRIYKRENKWRFEAVGAGQRGGLQEYVDRYAG; encoded by the coding sequence ATGGCAATCAATCTGCAAAAAGGTGAAAGAGCAGACCTGGCATTACCGAAATTCACCATCGGACTGGGCTGGGATGTAAATGAATCGCACTCCGGGGCTGAGTTTGACCTGGATGCTTCTGTATTCATGCTGGGAGATAACAGGAAGATACCTGCTGATGAATATTTTGTATTTTACAATAACCTGGAATCGCCGGATAAGTCGGTAAAGCACTCCGGAGACAATCGGACTGGTGCTGGCGATGGAGATGATGAAACCCTAACGGTAGATCTGTCCATCATCAACCCTGCTATCAGGGAACTGTGTGTTGTGGTAACTATCCACGATGCTGCCGGCCGCAAGCAAAACTTCGGACAGGTACGCAACAGCTTTATCAGGATATTTGATGCAAACACCAACCAGGAGATCCTGCGCTATGAGCTGGGAGAAGATTTCTCTATAGAAACAGCAGTAGAGTTCGGCCGTATTTATAAACGTGAAAATAAATGGCGTTTCGAAGCTGTCGGCGCTGGTCAGCGCGGCGGCCTGCAGGAATACGTAGACCGTTATGCCGGATAA
- a CDS encoding 2-oxoacid:acceptor oxidoreductase subunit alpha has product MSNTSVQQIEDVVIKFAGDSGDGMQLTGTQFSNNTALVGNDLSTFPDFPAEIRAPQGTLAGVSGFQLHFSSNRIFTPGDACDVLVVMNAAALKANLKSLKKGGIIIANTDGFDAKNLRLANYPDGVNPLEDGSLVNFQLHTMDVTKMTREALKESTLGMKEKDRAKNMFVLGFLYWLYDRNLESTENFLNDKFGKKPEILDSNLKVLRAGYNLGDTVEAFTTRYRVEKARMEPGTYRSITGNTALSYGLIAASQKANLPLFLGTYPITPASDILHELSRYKNFGIRTFQAEDEIAGIASAIGASYGGHMGVTTTSGPGMALKGEAIGLAVMLEIPLLIINIQRGGPSTGLPTKTEQSDLLQAYYGRNGECPLPVISASTPSDCFDVAYEAFRLSIAHMTPVILLSDGYIANGAEPWRFPKSDDLKPIQVKFKTALEEGEDSYLPYHRDENLVRPWAVPGTPGLEHRIGGLEKQNITGNVSYDPENHQVMVRIRQEKVDKIADHIPPQTIELGPEKGKVLVLGWGSTYGSIKSAVLELLAEGHEVAHAHIRYLRPFPKNLGEILHNYDKVLIPEINNGQLIKIIREQFLIDAQGYNKIMGVPITKGELVIKIKELLQA; this is encoded by the coding sequence ATGTCAAATACTTCGGTTCAACAGATAGAAGATGTGGTGATCAAGTTCGCTGGGGATAGTGGTGACGGTATGCAGTTGACGGGAACCCAGTTCTCCAATAATACCGCCCTGGTAGGTAATGACCTCAGCACTTTTCCTGACTTCCCGGCCGAAATCCGTGCCCCTCAGGGTACCCTGGCCGGTGTGAGCGGCTTCCAGCTCCACTTCTCCTCCAACCGTATATTTACCCCTGGTGATGCCTGTGATGTACTGGTGGTTATGAACGCAGCAGCGTTGAAAGCCAACCTCAAATCCCTGAAAAAAGGCGGTATCATCATCGCAAATACTGACGGTTTTGATGCAAAAAACCTGCGCCTCGCCAATTACCCAGATGGCGTAAACCCTCTCGAAGACGGTTCCCTGGTGAACTTTCAGCTCCATACCATGGACGTAACCAAGATGACGCGTGAAGCGCTCAAGGAAAGCACCCTCGGTATGAAAGAGAAGGACAGGGCCAAAAATATGTTCGTGCTTGGATTCCTCTACTGGTTGTATGACCGTAACCTGGAAAGCACTGAAAACTTCCTCAACGATAAATTCGGAAAGAAACCTGAAATCTTAGATAGTAACCTGAAAGTGCTGAGAGCAGGTTACAACCTGGGCGATACCGTAGAAGCCTTTACCACCCGCTACCGTGTGGAAAAAGCAAGAATGGAACCCGGTACCTACCGCAGCATTACAGGTAACACCGCCCTGTCTTACGGCCTCATCGCCGCCAGTCAGAAGGCAAACCTGCCCCTGTTCCTGGGTACTTACCCTATTACACCAGCATCTGATATCCTGCATGAGCTGAGCCGTTACAAAAACTTCGGCATCCGCACATTCCAGGCAGAAGATGAAATCGCAGGTATCGCTTCCGCAATCGGTGCGTCCTACGGTGGCCACATGGGTGTAACTACCACCTCCGGCCCGGGTATGGCTCTGAAAGGTGAAGCCATCGGTCTGGCAGTAATGCTGGAAATCCCACTGCTGATCATAAACATTCAGCGTGGTGGTCCTTCTACAGGGTTACCTACCAAAACTGAACAATCTGACCTTTTACAGGCATATTATGGCCGTAACGGGGAGTGTCCGCTGCCGGTGATCTCCGCATCCACACCATCAGACTGTTTTGATGTGGCTTACGAGGCTTTCCGTCTCTCCATCGCACATATGACACCCGTGATCCTGCTGAGTGATGGGTATATAGCAAATGGTGCTGAGCCATGGCGTTTCCCTAAGTCAGACGACCTGAAACCAATTCAGGTTAAGTTCAAAACAGCACTGGAAGAAGGTGAAGACAGTTATCTCCCTTATCATCGTGATGAAAACCTGGTGCGCCCCTGGGCAGTACCTGGTACACCTGGTCTGGAACACCGTATCGGTGGTCTGGAAAAACAGAACATCACTGGTAACGTGAGCTACGATCCTGAAAATCACCAGGTAATGGTGCGCATCCGCCAGGAAAAAGTTGATAAGATCGCAGATCATATTCCTCCTCAGACAATAGAACTGGGTCCTGAAAAAGGTAAAGTACTGGTACTGGGCTGGGGTTCTACCTATGGTTCAATCAAGAGTGCCGTACTGGAACTGCTGGCTGAAGGCCACGAAGTAGCGCATGCTCATATCCGCTACCTGCGCCCGTTCCCTAAAAACCTGGGTGAGATCCTGCATAACTATGATAAAGTATTGATTCCTGAAATCAACAACGGTCAGCTCATCAAAATCATTCGTGAGCAATTCCTGATCGATGCACAGGGTTATAACAAGATCATGGGTGTGCCTATCACAAAAGGCGAATTGGTGATTAAGATCAAGGAGCTGTTGCAGGCATGA
- the nth gene encoding endonuclease III: protein MTKKERFAFVLNYFEQHAPNAETELLYDNPYQLLVAVILSAQCTDKRVNMTTPAIFKKYPDAESLSHATFDELFPLIRSISYPNNKTKHLIGMAQMLMEDFNGEIPDSVSELVKLPGVGRKTANVITSVIHHQPNMAVDTHVFRVSARIGLTTNAKTPLQTELQLLKYIPEEKVHIAHHWLILHGRYICVARSPRCGECGIRPVCKYYKTLVKAQ, encoded by the coding sequence ATGACAAAGAAAGAACGCTTTGCCTTTGTATTAAATTATTTTGAGCAACATGCTCCTAATGCGGAGACGGAACTGCTCTATGATAATCCTTATCAATTACTGGTGGCCGTCATCCTGTCTGCGCAATGCACAGATAAAAGGGTGAATATGACCACACCGGCAATCTTTAAAAAGTACCCGGATGCGGAAAGTTTGAGCCACGCCACATTTGATGAGCTATTTCCGCTGATCCGCAGTATCAGCTATCCCAATAACAAGACGAAACATCTGATCGGGATGGCACAGATGCTCATGGAAGACTTCAATGGGGAGATACCTGATTCAGTATCAGAACTGGTCAAGCTACCAGGGGTGGGACGAAAGACAGCCAATGTCATTACTTCTGTTATACATCATCAGCCTAATATGGCTGTTGATACCCATGTGTTCCGGGTATCGGCACGCATCGGGTTGACGACGAACGCCAAAACACCTTTGCAGACAGAGTTGCAATTGCTGAAATATATTCCTGAAGAGAAAGTTCATATCGCTCATCACTGGCTCATTCTGCATGGCCGGTACATCTGCGTGGCCAGAAGCCCCAGGTGTGGGGAATGTGGCATCAGGCCTGTCTGTAAGTACTACAAGACGCTGGTAAAAGCACAATAA
- a CDS encoding HAD family hydrolase, whose product MIAIENIRHISLDVWMTLIRSNPAYKELRAAGFRKYFRLDEHSPATVETAMREVDVLVNNMNEVTGRNVHTFEIYLLCLHKLGREVKGITEKQLLGCYTALEELFFHYPPVPLYNNLHTLFDGIRATGRTISLLSNTGFIQGPALRRVMQQFGWEQYFSFQLYSDEIGHSKPAPHFFAQLLEKTRYLHGAGLSPAQIWHLGDNPLADVEGATTAGMTASLTTIDKQPLDQLLQLAAFDHAK is encoded by the coding sequence TTGATCGCGATAGAAAATATCAGGCACATCTCGCTGGATGTATGGATGACCCTCATCCGTTCTAATCCTGCCTACAAGGAATTGCGGGCTGCCGGATTCCGTAAATACTTCCGGCTGGACGAGCATTCCCCGGCTACCGTGGAAACAGCGATGCGGGAAGTAGATGTGCTGGTGAATAATATGAATGAAGTGACGGGCAGGAATGTGCACACCTTTGAAATATACCTGTTATGCCTGCATAAACTGGGCAGAGAAGTAAAAGGAATCACAGAAAAACAATTATTAGGTTGCTATACAGCGCTGGAAGAATTGTTCTTTCATTATCCGCCCGTACCGTTATACAATAATCTGCATACACTGTTCGACGGTATCAGGGCCACTGGCCGAACCATCAGCTTACTGAGCAATACCGGTTTTATACAGGGCCCGGCATTGCGCAGGGTAATGCAGCAGTTTGGATGGGAGCAATATTTCTCCTTCCAGTTGTATTCAGATGAAATTGGGCATTCCAAACCAGCGCCACATTTCTTTGCACAACTCCTGGAAAAAACCCGCTACCTGCATGGTGCAGGGTTATCGCCTGCCCAGATATGGCACCTGGGCGATAATCCACTGGCAGATGTAGAAGGGGCTACAACCGCTGGAATGACGGCCTCATTGACAACAATTGATAAGCAACCGCTGGATCAGCTATTACAACTGGCGGCCTTTGATCATGCAAAATAA
- a CDS encoding DUF6134 family protein → MKSLVLSLLLSFLMLEITAQTHSYEIRYGSHVIGNITAVQKVAGTVRKIAIQSNVDMKPLAKFNLNIDCDYDNNILLIANAKRTTGKEGDDKYSITKRDGKNYSINHNGERSVLNNTDIVHTVAELYFFEPHHITSIFSELQGAFLPLRSLGNGLYELTLPEGKKNVYKYEKGTLVQVEIPQAFGKALVVKIT, encoded by the coding sequence ATGAAAAGCCTCGTACTGTCTTTATTACTTTCATTCCTGATGCTGGAAATAACCGCACAAACGCATAGCTATGAAATTCGCTATGGTAGTCATGTGATTGGCAACATTACCGCTGTGCAGAAAGTAGCAGGAACTGTCAGAAAGATTGCCATCCAGAGCAACGTTGATATGAAACCCCTTGCTAAGTTTAACCTCAATATCGACTGTGATTACGATAACAATATCTTGTTGATTGCCAATGCAAAACGCACTACCGGAAAGGAGGGAGACGATAAGTACAGCATTACTAAAAGAGATGGAAAGAATTACAGCATCAATCACAATGGGGAACGGTCAGTGTTGAACAATACAGATATCGTACATACGGTAGCGGAGTTATACTTCTTCGAACCTCATCATATCACCAGTATATTTTCGGAGCTGCAAGGCGCCTTCCTGCCACTCAGATCATTGGGGAATGGATTATATGAGCTGACCCTGCCAGAGGGCAAAAAAAACGTGTATAAATACGAAAAAGGCACATTGGTACAAGTAGAAATACCACAGGCATTTGGAAAAGCGCTGGTGGTTAAAATAACTTAG
- a CDS encoding MFS transporter — protein sequence MKASTSIRLSVMMFLEFFIWGAWFVTLGTYLSANLHADGIATANVFSTQSYGAIIAPFIIGMIADKFFNAERILGVLHLAGAVLMFQMFRAEDVSVFYPYVFAYMVLFMPTLALVNSVSFRQMKNPEKEFSVIRMFGTIGWIIAGVLVSAFAWDSEAGVAAGFMKNTFAMAGIASVILGFYSFSLPKTPPIKDKNQKESIGEILGLDAIRLLKNGNFLIFFISSILICIPLAFYYQNAHRFFEEMKMPHVTVMMTIGQLSETFLILLIPVFFKKYGFKKTIMAGMLAWAIRYVLFAYGDANDLLFMLIIGIALHGICYDFFFVSGQIYTDAQAGEKYKSAAQGLITLATYGVGMLIGFWVAGLISDHYKDLPLAEFWRKVWIIPAGIALVVCFLFLVLFKEKQTKTAL from the coding sequence ATGAAAGCAAGTACCAGTATCCGGCTATCCGTTATGATGTTCCTTGAGTTTTTTATCTGGGGGGCATGGTTTGTTACATTAGGAACATATTTGAGTGCGAACCTTCATGCAGATGGTATCGCCACTGCCAATGTATTCTCCACACAGTCATACGGCGCTATTATCGCTCCTTTTATCATCGGTATGATTGCCGATAAGTTCTTTAATGCTGAGCGCATCCTTGGCGTACTGCACCTTGCAGGCGCTGTGCTGATGTTCCAGATGTTTCGTGCCGAAGATGTAAGCGTATTCTATCCGTATGTGTTTGCTTACATGGTACTCTTTATGCCCACACTCGCACTGGTGAATTCCGTTTCTTTCCGCCAGATGAAAAATCCTGAAAAAGAATTCTCCGTGATCCGCATGTTCGGTACCATCGGCTGGATTATAGCAGGTGTGCTGGTTTCTGCTTTTGCATGGGATAGTGAAGCTGGTGTAGCTGCAGGATTCATGAAAAACACCTTTGCTATGGCTGGTATCGCGTCTGTGATCCTGGGTTTCTACAGCTTTAGTCTGCCAAAGACGCCACCGATAAAAGACAAAAACCAGAAAGAAAGTATTGGTGAAATTTTAGGTCTCGACGCCATCCGCTTATTGAAGAATGGCAACTTCCTCATTTTCTTTATTTCTTCTATCCTCATTTGTATTCCGCTGGCGTTTTATTACCAGAATGCACACCGTTTCTTCGAAGAAATGAAAATGCCACATGTAACGGTGATGATGACCATTGGTCAGTTGTCAGAAACATTCCTGATCCTGCTGATCCCGGTCTTCTTCAAGAAATATGGTTTCAAAAAGACGATCATGGCTGGTATGCTGGCATGGGCCATCCGTTATGTATTGTTCGCATATGGTGATGCAAATGATCTGTTGTTTATGCTGATCATCGGTATTGCACTGCATGGTATCTGTTATGACTTCTTCTTCGTGTCTGGTCAGATCTATACTGATGCACAGGCAGGTGAAAAATATAAGAGTGCCGCACAGGGTCTGATCACGCTTGCTACCTATGGTGTAGGTATGCTGATCGGTTTCTGGGTAGCTGGTCTCATTTCTGATCATTACAAGGATCTGCCTTTAGCTGAATTCTGGCGTAAGGTGTGGATCATTCCTGCTGGTATTGCACTGGTGGTATGCTTCCTCTTCCTCGTATTATTCAAGGAAAAACAAACCAAAACCGCTCTGTAA